A DNA window from Candidatus Eisenbacteria bacterium contains the following coding sequences:
- a CDS encoding SBBP repeat-containing protein, translating to MHVRLEVPGSVAQLILILGLAIPTAHAQVSEEWVARYASATSWNDIPYAMTVDAAGHVYVTGTAATSSGGNDWATIKYNAAGVQQWLRTLDGGGSDAAVAIKTDDAGNVYVTGSSAGGLYSMTAKYNAAGDRLWIQSFTTIGEGDAGVDLALDPAGNVYVTGYNVETVTGFDIITIKYSPGGVEQWVRRYDAGNGEDVPAAIGCDASGIYVTGRSGGNFTTIKYDFNGVQQWVRNYNGGFGSDAPADLVVDAAGNIYVTGQSTGSGTNVDYATIKYDAAGTQQWVRRYDGPTTVLASDYDRAAALAVDANGNVFVTGNSSDDFATVKYSAAGTEMWVRRYNGPAAGGDWATSIAVDGSGNSYVSGSSYGNSTTQYDFATLSYDPSGAVRWTERYNGPANFYDTPYGVAVHSSGDVYVGGSSGGSGTSDDYTTIKYSPEATTSVPSRQDERRSALALRSDPNPFTPLTRIRFTIPPGTGREHVRLAVYDVRGQEVALLVNEVLAPGTYERELNGKRLAAGVYWSRLQTRGLSETRKMIRVR from the coding sequence ATGCACGTGCGACTTGAAGTTCCAGGCTCAGTCGCGCAACTCATCCTGATTCTCGGGCTCGCGATTCCGACTGCTCATGCCCAGGTCTCTGAAGAGTGGGTGGCGCGATACGCCAGCGCCACTTCCTGGAACGACATTCCCTATGCCATGACCGTGGATGCCGCGGGCCACGTCTACGTGACCGGAACCGCAGCCACGTCCTCGGGCGGCAACGACTGGGCGACGATCAAGTACAACGCGGCGGGCGTTCAGCAGTGGCTGCGCACGCTGGACGGAGGCGGATCCGATGCCGCCGTCGCGATCAAGACCGACGATGCCGGCAACGTCTACGTAACCGGAAGCAGCGCCGGAGGACTCTATTCCATGACGGCGAAGTACAACGCCGCCGGCGACCGGCTCTGGATACAGTCCTTCACCACGATCGGCGAGGGAGATGCCGGTGTCGACCTCGCACTCGATCCAGCGGGGAATGTGTACGTGACGGGCTACAACGTCGAGACCGTCACTGGCTTCGACATCATCACGATCAAGTACAGCCCGGGCGGCGTCGAGCAGTGGGTGCGGCGATACGATGCCGGGAATGGAGAGGATGTTCCCGCGGCGATCGGCTGCGACGCGTCCGGCATCTACGTGACGGGCCGTAGCGGCGGCAACTTCACGACGATCAAGTACGACTTCAATGGCGTCCAGCAGTGGGTTCGGAACTACAACGGCGGGTTCGGCTCTGATGCGCCGGCCGACTTGGTCGTGGACGCGGCCGGCAACATCTACGTCACCGGGCAGAGCACCGGGTCCGGCACCAACGTCGATTACGCGACGATCAAGTACGACGCCGCGGGCACTCAGCAGTGGGTTCGCCGATACGACGGACCCACGACCGTGCTGGCCAGCGACTACGATCGCGCCGCGGCGCTCGCGGTCGACGCGAATGGCAATGTGTTCGTGACCGGCAACAGCTCGGATGATTTCGCGACCGTCAAGTACAGCGCCGCAGGCACGGAGATGTGGGTGCGCCGCTACAACGGCCCGGCGGCCGGCGGTGATTGGGCAACGTCGATCGCGGTGGATGGGTCCGGCAACTCCTATGTGAGCGGGTCGAGTTACGGAAACTCCACCACCCAGTACGACTTCGCCACGCTCTCCTATGATCCTTCGGGCGCAGTAAGGTGGACCGAGCGCTACAACGGCCCCGCGAACTTCTACGACACACCATATGGCGTCGCCGTTCACTCGTCCGGGGATGTGTACGTGGGCGGCTCGAGCGGTGGAAGCGGAACCAGCGACGACTACACGACCATCAAGTACTCGCCGGAAGCGACGACATCCGTGCCGTCTCGACAGGATGAGCGGCGGAGCGCTTTGGCGCTCCGGAGCGATCCGAATCCATTCACGCCCTTAACGAGGATTCGCTTCACCATCCCGCCGGGCACCGGACGCGAACACGTGCGTCTCGCCGTGTACGACGTGCGCGGCCAAGAGGTCGCACTGCTCGTGAACGAGGTGCTCGCGCCAGGGACCTATGAGCGCGAGCTGAACGGAAAGCGGCTCGCGGCCGGCGTCTACTGGTCACGGCTCCAGACGCGAGGGCTCTCCGAAACCCGAAAGATGATCCGCGTGAGGTAG